AATATTTTTCCATTATTTTGTATTTTTATTTTTTTATTATCTGTTATTAATATTTCACCACTTTTTAATTCATTGTTATCTACTAATAAGGTTCCAGATATACAAAATACAAATCCTAATAAATCTTTTTCAGAAAATATTATATTTTCTTCTTTTTCTATCTCTTTAAAGAAAAAATCTCCACTACCATCTTTTATCATAAGATTAAAATCTGTAACTTTACCTTTAGAAAAAGTATCCCAATCTCCTTCAAATCTATCTATTTGATATTTTTCTAAAGTTATATTATGATGATTTTTGTGTTCTAACTCCATTTTTCCATCTAAAATTGATATTACTCTGTGAGTATTTTCTAATTTTGTAAAAGTAGAATTTTCTAATTCTGTTGTAGCTATACTT
This genomic interval from Fusobacterium perfoetens ATCC 29250 contains the following:
- a CDS encoding HutD family protein yields the protein MFKILKEKDRVISNWSGGVTKQLYIYPEDSTYQERNFKFRISIATTELENSTFTKLENTHRVISILDGKMELEHKNHHNITLEKYQIDRFEGDWDTFSKGKVTDFNLMIKDGSGDFFFKEIEKEENIIFSEKDLLGFVFCISGTLLVDNNELKSGEILITDNKKIKIQNNGKI